Proteins co-encoded in one Pocillopora verrucosa isolate sample1 chromosome 1, ASM3666991v2, whole genome shotgun sequence genomic window:
- the LOC131800187 gene encoding microfibril-associated glycoprotein 4 isoform X1 yields MFLFWSSIALSVTLVLGLGRIKTDDLYAVNFATEIKGSKLLGRVIKETEEESEDACQLQCVDKSRCLSYNFGPAEDERRFKCQLSDSDRFAAMENFTQDDKFSYRGIQSSCEMSDSICGEKGICIPNYQDGSVRCKCKDGYIGPTCTIEPNSCAELLRHGYDSSGVYTINPDGGKPVQVLCDMNTDGGGWTVFQKRVDGSVDFFLGWESCKYGFGNPNSEFWLGNDNLHHLTDSDDVILRVELEDFEGNITYAEYTTFKVADEANKYRLLIEGYSGTAGDSMLGHQSLSGMRFSTKDKENEKSPEYQCALKFKDAWWYSRCHDSNLNGIYYGGPHTKTYADGVCRRQFRGRQYSLKRTEMKLRPRIMKK; encoded by the exons ATGTTCTTGTTCTGGTCCTCAATCGCTTTGTCCGTAACGTTGGTATTAGGACTTGGTCGAATAAAAACAGATGATTTATATGCCGTAAACTTTGCGACAGAGATAAAAGGAAGTAAGCTTCTTGGGAGGGTTATCAAGGAGACAGAAGAGGAATCAGAAGATGCTTGCCAGCTGCAATGTGTAGATAAAAGCCGTTGCCTGTCTTACAATTTTGGACCGGCAGAAGACGAGAGAAGATTCAAATGTCAACTAAGCGACTCTGATCGATTTGCTGCAATGGAAAATTTCACTCAAGATGACAAGTTTTCCTACAGGGGAATACAG AGTTCTTGTGAGATGAGCGATTCCATCTGCGGCGAAAAAGGAATCTGTATTCCCAACTATCAAGATGGCAGCGTAAGATGCAAATGTAAAGATGGCTACATAGGACCAACTTGCA CTATAGAGCCAAACAGCTGCGCTGAACTGCTTCGACACGGTTATGATTCCAGTGGCGTATACACCATCAATCCAGATGGCGGAAAACCAGTGCAAGTGTTGTGTGACATGAATACAGATGGTGGAGGTTGGACCGTTTTTCAGAAACGTGTAGACGGCTCTGTGGATTTTTTTCTAGGATGGGAATCTTGCAAATACGGCTTTGGAAATCCTAATAGCGAgttctggcttggaaacgaTAATCTTCATCATTTGACAGACTCTGATGACGTCATCTTGAGAGTTGAgctggaagactttgaaggcAACATCACCTACGCTGAGTACACTACTTTTAAGGTGGCAGACGAGGCTAATAAGTACAGGCTTTTGATTGAAGGATACTCTGGCACGGCAGGTGACTCCATGCTTGGGCACCAATCTCTAAG TGGAATGCGGTTTTCGACCAAAGAtaaggaaaacgaaaaaagtcCCGAATATCAGTGTGCTTTGAAGTTCAAAGATGCGTGGTGGTACAGTCGTTGCCATGATTCCAATCTCAACGGCATCTACTATGGTGGACCACATACCAAAACATACGCCGATGGAGTTTGCAGGAGACAATTCAGAGGACGTCAATACTCACTTAAACGCACGGAGATGAAGCTTCGACCACgtattatgaaaaaataa
- the LOC131800136 gene encoding uncharacterized skeletal organic matrix protein 5-like isoform X2 yields the protein MWSRLCMCQAKKPVRFTAFWMKSANQLTSAQTVLVNPCSRSPCAEGSTCRPNFSADNSFRCICPQGFTGTTCDIAAAASKGYDPENPAISCEDVLLNRPESGSGAYYLKTEQGGVAHTYCHMDVIPGCGRGGWTLVMKIDGNEDTFSYHSNYWSNKNLFSEISGATGFDHEETKMPSYWSNNFTQICLGMRVGDVTEWLTIDRQASSLHSLIADNNHKPTSLGRDKWKSLIDESSLQLECNKEGFNVKSPTTRNHSALTRIGIISNNEEDCNSCNSRIGIGSGGTRGGMDGNNSCGNEAGPFKSDNGAKHIKAHCYILIK from the exons ATGTGGTCAAGACTCTGTATGTGCCAGGCGAAGAAACCTGTAAGATTCACTGCTTTTTGGATGAAGTCTGCCAATCAATTAACGTCAGCCCAAACGGTGCTAGTG aatCCGTGCAGTCGATCTCCTTGTGCAGAAGGTTCAACCTGCAGACCAAATTTTTCTGCTGACAACAGCTTCCGATGTATTTGTCCACAGGGATTTACAGGAACGACATGCGACATAG CTGCGGCAGCTTCTAAAGGTTATGATCCAGAGAATCCAGCCATTTCATGTGAAGATGTCCTATTAAACAGACC TGAGTCTGGAAGTGGTGCTTACTATCTCAAAACGGAGCAGGGAGGGGTAGCTCACACCTATTGTCATATGGATGTTATTCCTGGCTGTGGGAGAGGAGGATGGACGCTAGTGATGAAGATTGATGGCAACGAG GATACTTTCTCGTACCATTCGAACTACTGGAGCAACAAAAACCTGTTTAGTGAAATTTCGGGCGCAACTGGATTTGACCACGAGGAAACAAAGATGCCGAGCTACTGGAGTAATAACTTCACTCAAATTTGCCTGGGAATGAGGGTCGGCGATGTAACAGAATGGCTAACTATCGACAGGCAAGCAAGCTCATTGCATTCATTAATTGCAGACAACAATCACAAACCGACAAGCCTTGGCCGAGATAAGTGGAAATCGCTTATAGATGAATCCTCTCTTCAGCTGGAATGCAACAAGGAAGGTTTCAATGTGAAGTCTCCGACTACAAGAAACCACTCGGCTCTTACTAGAATTGGGATTATTAGCAACAACGAAGAAGACTGCAATTCCTGCAACTCAAGGATTGGAATTGGCTCGGGTGGCACTAGAGGCGGAATGGATGGTAACAACTCATGTGGAAATGAGGCAGGCCCTTTCAAATCAGACAACGGAGCAAAGCACATTAAAGCTCACTGCTACATCCTTATTAAATAA
- the LOC131800188 gene encoding microfibril-associated glycoprotein 4-like: MFLFWSSIALSVTLVSGLGRIKTDDLHAVNFATEIKGSKLLGRVIEETEEESEDACQLQCVDESRCLSYNFGPAEDERRFKCQLSDSDRFAAMENFTQDDKFSYRGIQSSCEMSDSICGEKGICIPNYQDGSVRCKCEDGYIGPTCAIESNSCAELLRHGYDSSGVYTINPDGGKPVQVLCDMNTDGGGWTVFQKRLDGSVDFFLGWESYKYGFGNPNSEFWLGNDNLHHLTDSNDVILRVELEDFEGNITYAEYTTFKVADEADKYKLLIEGYSGTAGESMLGHQSLSGMRFSTKDKENDKSPEYQCALKFKGAWWYSRCHDSNLNGIYCGGPHTKTYADGVCRRQFRGRQYSLKRTEMKLRPRIMKK, encoded by the exons ATGTTCTTGTTCTGGTCCTCAATCGCTTTGTCCGTAACGTTAGTGTCAGGACTTGGTCGAATAAAAACAGATGATTTACATGCCGTAAACTTTGCGACAGAGATTAAAGGAAGCAAGCTTCTTGGGAGGGTTATCGAGGAAACAGAAGAGGAATCAGAAGATGCTTGCCAACTGCAATGTGTAGATGAAAGCCGTTGCCTGTCTTACAATTTTGGACCGGCAGAAGACGAGAGAAGATTCAAATGTCAACTAAGCGACTCTGATCGATTTGCTGCAATGGAAAATTTCACTCAAGATGACAAGTTTTCCTACAGGGGAATACAG AGTTCTTGTGAGATGAGCGATTCCATCTGCGGTGAAAAAGGAATCTGTATTCCCAACTATCAAGATGGCAGCGTAAGATGCAAATGTGAAGATGGCTACATAGGACCAACTTGCG CTATAGAGTCAAACAGCTGCGCTGAACTGCTTCGACACGGTTATGATTCCAGTGGCGTATACACCATCAATCCAGATGGCGGAAAACCAGTGCAAGTGTTGTGTGACATGAATACAGATGGTGGAGGTTGGACCGTTTTTCAGAAACGTTTAGACGGCTCTGTAGATTTTTTTCTAGGATGGGAATCTTACAAGTACGGCTTTGGAAATCCTAATAGCGAgttctggcttggaaacgaTAATCTTCATCATTTGACAGACTCGAATGACGTCATCTTGAGAGTTGAgctggaagactttgaaggcAACATCACCTACGCTGAGTACACTACTTTTAAGGTGGCAGACGAGGCTGATAAGTACAAGCTTTTGATTGAAGGATACTCTGGCACGGCAGGTGAATCCATGCTTGGGCACCAATCTCTAAG TGGAATGCGGTTTTCGACCAAAGATAAGGAAAACGACAAAAGTCCCGAATATCAGTGTGCTTTGAAGTTCAAAGGTGCGTGGTGGTACAGTCGCTGCCATGATTCCAATCTCAACGGCATCTACTGTGGTGGACCACATACCAAAACATACGCCGATGGAGTTTGCAGGAGACAATTCAGAGGACGTCAATACTCACTTAAACGCACGGAGATGAAGCTTCGACCACGTATTATGAAAAAATAG
- the LOC131800136 gene encoding uncharacterized skeletal organic matrix protein 5-like isoform X1: MEVLAIALLSCFILGKESCVIKEFSAVIEGRALRGHVVKTLYVPGEETCKIHCFLDEVCQSINVSPNGASGRWKCELSDTDEKQNPQSLIEDEGFKYYASKNPCSRSPCAEGSTCRPNFSADNSFRCICPQGFTGTTCDIAAAASKGYDPENPAISCEDVLLNRPESGSGAYYLKTEQGGVAHTYCHMDVIPGCGRGGWTLVMKIDGNEDTFSYHSNYWSNKNLFSEISGATGFDHEETKMPSYWSNNFTQICLGMRVGDVTEWLTIDRQASSLHSLIADNNHKPTSLGRDKWKSLIDESSLQLECNKEGFNVKSPTTRNHSALTRIGIISNNEEDCNSCNSRIGIGSGGTRGGMDGNNSCGNEAGPFKSDNGAKHIKAHCYILIK, encoded by the exons ATGGAGGTGTTAGCGATAGCATTACTGTCATGTTTTATCCTCGGGAAAG AGAGTTGCGTGATCAAAGAATTTTCAGCGGTTATTGAGGGGAGGGCTCTGCGAGGACATGTGGTCAAGACTCTGTATGTGCCAGGCGAAGAAACCTGTAAGATTCACTGCTTTTTGGATGAAGTCTGCCAATCAATTAACGTCAGCCCAAACGGTGCTAGTGGTAGGTGGAAATGTGAATTGAGCGACACAGACGAAAAACAAAATCCACAAAGTCTTATTGAGGACGAAGGCTTTAAATATTATGCATCGAAG aatCCGTGCAGTCGATCTCCTTGTGCAGAAGGTTCAACCTGCAGACCAAATTTTTCTGCTGACAACAGCTTCCGATGTATTTGTCCACAGGGATTTACAGGAACGACATGCGACATAG CTGCGGCAGCTTCTAAAGGTTATGATCCAGAGAATCCAGCCATTTCATGTGAAGATGTCCTATTAAACAGACC TGAGTCTGGAAGTGGTGCTTACTATCTCAAAACGGAGCAGGGAGGGGTAGCTCACACCTATTGTCATATGGATGTTATTCCTGGCTGTGGGAGAGGAGGATGGACGCTAGTGATGAAGATTGATGGCAACGAG GATACTTTCTCGTACCATTCGAACTACTGGAGCAACAAAAACCTGTTTAGTGAAATTTCGGGCGCAACTGGATTTGACCACGAGGAAACAAAGATGCCGAGCTACTGGAGTAATAACTTCACTCAAATTTGCCTGGGAATGAGGGTCGGCGATGTAACAGAATGGCTAACTATCGACAGGCAAGCAAGCTCATTGCATTCATTAATTGCAGACAACAATCACAAACCGACAAGCCTTGGCCGAGATAAGTGGAAATCGCTTATAGATGAATCCTCTCTTCAGCTGGAATGCAACAAGGAAGGTTTCAATGTGAAGTCTCCGACTACAAGAAACCACTCGGCTCTTACTAGAATTGGGATTATTAGCAACAACGAAGAAGACTGCAATTCCTGCAACTCAAGGATTGGAATTGGCTCGGGTGGCACTAGAGGCGGAATGGATGGTAACAACTCATGTGGAAATGAGGCAGGCCCTTTCAAATCAGACAACGGAGCAAAGCACATTAAAGCTCACTGCTACATCCTTATTAAATAA
- the LOC131800187 gene encoding microfibril-associated glycoprotein 4 isoform X2 has product MATKLGDCRKLEIKGSKLLGRVIKETEEESEDACQLQCVDKSRCLSYNFGPAEDERRFKCQLSDSDRFAAMENFTQDDKFSYRGIQSSCEMSDSICGEKGICIPNYQDGSVRCKCKDGYIGPTCTIEPNSCAELLRHGYDSSGVYTINPDGGKPVQVLCDMNTDGGGWTVFQKRVDGSVDFFLGWESCKYGFGNPNSEFWLGNDNLHHLTDSDDVILRVELEDFEGNITYAEYTTFKVADEANKYRLLIEGYSGTAGDSMLGHQSLSGMRFSTKDKENEKSPEYQCALKFKDAWWYSRCHDSNLNGIYYGGPHTKTYADGVCRRQFRGRQYSLKRTEMKLRPRIMKK; this is encoded by the exons atggcgaccaaacttggagattgccgaaaattag AGATAAAAGGAAGTAAGCTTCTTGGGAGGGTTATCAAGGAGACAGAAGAGGAATCAGAAGATGCTTGCCAGCTGCAATGTGTAGATAAAAGCCGTTGCCTGTCTTACAATTTTGGACCGGCAGAAGACGAGAGAAGATTCAAATGTCAACTAAGCGACTCTGATCGATTTGCTGCAATGGAAAATTTCACTCAAGATGACAAGTTTTCCTACAGGGGAATACAG AGTTCTTGTGAGATGAGCGATTCCATCTGCGGCGAAAAAGGAATCTGTATTCCCAACTATCAAGATGGCAGCGTAAGATGCAAATGTAAAGATGGCTACATAGGACCAACTTGCA CTATAGAGCCAAACAGCTGCGCTGAACTGCTTCGACACGGTTATGATTCCAGTGGCGTATACACCATCAATCCAGATGGCGGAAAACCAGTGCAAGTGTTGTGTGACATGAATACAGATGGTGGAGGTTGGACCGTTTTTCAGAAACGTGTAGACGGCTCTGTGGATTTTTTTCTAGGATGGGAATCTTGCAAATACGGCTTTGGAAATCCTAATAGCGAgttctggcttggaaacgaTAATCTTCATCATTTGACAGACTCTGATGACGTCATCTTGAGAGTTGAgctggaagactttgaaggcAACATCACCTACGCTGAGTACACTACTTTTAAGGTGGCAGACGAGGCTAATAAGTACAGGCTTTTGATTGAAGGATACTCTGGCACGGCAGGTGACTCCATGCTTGGGCACCAATCTCTAAG TGGAATGCGGTTTTCGACCAAAGAtaaggaaaacgaaaaaagtcCCGAATATCAGTGTGCTTTGAAGTTCAAAGATGCGTGGTGGTACAGTCGTTGCCATGATTCCAATCTCAACGGCATCTACTATGGTGGACCACATACCAAAACATACGCCGATGGAGTTTGCAGGAGACAATTCAGAGGACGTCAATACTCACTTAAACGCACGGAGATGAAGCTTCGACCACgtattatgaaaaaataa
- the LOC131800135 gene encoding ficolin-1-like, producing the protein MNVEPAVKVIETIAMNKSSIEPDSCAELLRHGWNSSGVYTINLDDGKPVQVLCDMNTDGGGWESYKYGFRNPNGEFWLGNDNLHHLTDSDDEMLRFDQEDFEGNITYAEYTTFKVADEADKYRLLIEGYSGTAGDSMVGHQSLR; encoded by the exons ATGAATGTTGAACCTGCTGTTaaagttattgaaaccataGCAATGAATAAATCAT CTATAGAACCAGACAGCTGCGCTGAACTGCTTCGACACGGTTGGAATTCCAGTGGCGTATACACCATTAATCTCGATGACGGAAAACCAGTGCAAGTGTTATGTGACATGAATACGGATGGTGGAG GGTGGGAATCTTACAAATACGGCTTTAGAAATCCTAATGGCGAgttctggcttggaaacgaTAATCTTCATCATTTGACAGACTCTGATGACGAAATGCTGAGATTTGAccaggaagactttgaagggaacatcACCTACGCTGAGTACACTACTTTTAAGGTGGCAGACGAGGCTGATAAGTACAGGCTTTTGATTGAAGGATACTCTGGCACGGCTGGTGACTCTATGGTTGGGCACCAATCTCTAAGATAA